The window CGCCATTCGATGCCGATGTTGATCGATGTATTCGTCGGTTGAATTTTGAACACACCGAATTGCTGGCCTAGATCCAGCCTTCGAACTATCCCAGGTGGCATTGTCATGCATCAATCCGTTCAGCGCTGGCTCCAGTCCGTGAAGGAAACGCTCCTGGGGAAATCGCTGAAGCGATCGAATCGCGCGTCACGTTGTACGACGAAGAGCAAGCTCGCAGTAGAGTCGCTCGAAGGTCGCTCGATGATGGCCATTACAGCCGTCATTACCGGCAATGTCATTGATCTGGATACCGACGCCAACGACGATCTGCAAGTAACCGCTTCGGGCGGGAACGTCACGTTCTCGTCTCTCACCGGCCTGGTGAACGGCAATGCCGCGGTGGGTGGCATTTCGAGCGAAACCTTCTCACTGGGTGACTTCGATACGATTCAGATCAACGGCAGCAGCCCTCAAACGATCTTCTCCGCCGTGGAGATTCAGGGAAGCGCCGACTTTGCCAGCGAGAGCATGAGCGTCACGGGCGACACCGTCGACATCACGACTGGTCCGCTCAGCGTGAATGGGCTAACCATACACACGCAAACGATCAGTTCGCCTTTGACGATCAATCAGGAAATCGATTCGACAGGTGACGTCACGCTCGAGACGCTCGCCGCCGACATTAGCGTGAATGCGCCGATCAACGCCTCGGGCCAAGTCGTCGTGCTGAATGCGGCAACGTACGGCGGCCAGAACCGGTCGATTTCACAGAGCGCTACGGGCGTGATCACGGCGGACTCGGTGGAGGCTCAGGCGAATCTGGGCATCGATCTTTCGACAGCTGACAACGCAGTTTCCACCATTGCCGGTGCGTCGTTAGTCAGCGGCGACTTTAAGTTTCGCTCGACGCAGGATCTGACGATTGGCACGGTCGCCACGGCCAGCGGAATCTCGACGGCAGCGGGCGATGTTTCTCTCGCCGTGGGAACTGGCCAAGTCCTGACGTTTAACCAAGCCGTCACGGCCGGCGGAGCAGGAAAAACACTGACTCTGTCAGCCGATGCTTTTGACCTCGATCCCACGATGGGGCTGACGGCGGATAACGTCGTTTTGCAAACCGTGGGTAACAGCGCCAACCTGACCTTCGGTGGCGCTGGGCTAACCAATAGCGAACTCGACGCGGTCAATGCCACGAACCTGACCGTGCGAGCAGGCGGCACGCTCACCGTTTCGGGCGCGATTGCGCTGGGCGATAACGTCGCTCAGTTGATTACCGTTCAAGCTGCGGGCGTGAATATCGCCAACAGCTTGAGTGCGAACTCCTCGACCGGCACACTCCGCTTCGAGACCGATTCGCTGGCCCTCAACGGGGCGATATCGCAATCGGTTTCGGCGCAGGCCGTCGAAATCGTTACCAATTCGGATATCGTCTTTAGTAGCAACTTCAGTTTCGGCGGCATGGACTTCACGTCGACCGAACTGGCCGCGTTCGACGAGACGACGGTAACCGCTTTACGATTTATCACGACCGACAGCATCACCTTTGCGGATGTGGCAACCGATTTTGGCAATGGATCCATCTTGCAAGCCGGCGCTGCGGTGGCCCTGCAGGCAGGGACCACTGTCTCGCAATTCAACAACGGCTCGGTCGCGGCAGAAAACCTGGCGATCGTCGCGGAATCTGTGGCTCTCGCCGCCAACAGTAACAGCGTGCAGGTCCTCGCGGGCTCGGCTTCGACGGGTGACTTCGAGTTCCTGAACAGCGGCGCGCTGACGATCAATACGGTCGATGTCGGTGGCCGAGGCGTAGGAGCCGCGGGCATCAATGTTGTCACGGCGACGAAGGCAATTGAAGTGACCACTAGCGGCACGCTGACAATCAACAGAGCAGTAAGGGCTCCCGGTAATGTGACGCTGACGACGACCGGAGCCACCTCGGATCTGATTGCGCAGCACAATGTATCCGGCGGCATTGCTTCGTTCACTGGCACCACGACGCTCGACTCGGGACGCCACATCAATCTGGGAACCGTCACTGGCTACGGTGATGTTCAGGGCCAAGGGCTCGTACTGAATGCCGCTGGCAATTTGGTGATCAATGCCGCCACCTACGCACAGTCTAATGGCGCGGCAGGATTGACGGTGACGGTTGGGGGCGATGTGCAAATTCTACAATCGTTCGGCAGCGGATCGATTCTCAACAGCAACGGTGGTGCCGCAGCGGTTTCGATCACAACTGGCGTGGGTGGAGCGTTCCTGCTCGATCAGGGATCTACAGGTGGCGTTGCCTCCAACGGCGGCAGCATCACAATCAACGCCGACGTTACCACTTTGACCAGCGGGGCCGTTTCGACAACTGGCACGGTCACGATCAAGCCAGTAACGGCCAGTCGCACCATCACTCTCGGAACGGAAGTCGCCGGCAGCACCAGCCTGACCGATGCGGAACTCGATCTGGTGAGCGCTGGAACGCTCGTCATCGGCTCAGCAACTGCGGGTACGATCACCGCCACGGCTGACATCACACGGGCAACCAGCACGACGGTTCAACTGGTTTCCAGCGGCGACATTGTGCAGAACAGCGCAGGTGGCTCGATCAGTACCGGTGGCGGCACGCTGCTGCTCACTCCGGGAAGCACGGCCAAGGTTCAGCCGAATCGCATCACGAACGACGTCACTGCGAGCTCCGCGAGCTTCGCCAACGGCAGCGACCTGGCCATCGCGATCGATGGCACGACGGTCGATACGCAATACACGCAATTAACCGTCGCAGGGACGGTTGATCTCACTGGCGTCGACCTCGTGCTGAGCGGGAGCTACACGCCGCTCTTCGGCAACGTCTTCACAATTGTCTCGGCGACAAGTCGGACTGGCACCTTCAACGGTCTGGCGAATAACAGCGAAATTACCTTCAACGGTGAAAAGCTACGGCTGAACTACAGCGCCACGGAAGTGACGCTGACCGCGCTCGGGAAGGCTCCGACGGTGGACACCGTGGGGCCGTTCTCGATTATCGAACGGAGCGCGAATGGGACTACCGTGGGGACGGTCACGGCAACCGATCCCGATGCCAATCCGACTTTTGCCTGGTCGATCACGGCGGGTAACACGGGTGGGGCTTTTGCGATTGCGAATACCGGTGTCATCACGGTGGCGGATAGTAGCGCGATCGTCTACACGACCACGCCCACGTTCACGCTGACGGTGCAAGTAAGCGACGGCATTTACAGCGACACCGAGACGATCACGATCAATCTGACGAACGTTGCCGAATACGACTTCGGCGATGCGCCACTAACGTACGGCATTGCTCAGCACTTCGAAGGGTCTGCTTCTGGTCCGCTGCTGGGAACTCGCGATTTTGAATCCGCGAGCCAGCCGAATGTGACGGCGACGGGTGACGATCTCGCGGGAAGCGATGACGATGACGGTGTGACGTTCAGCAGCACGACGCTGAAGCGGCGAACGACGACCATCGTCACGATGAATGCAACGGCGCCCGGCATCGTCGACGCTTGGATCGACTTCGACCGCAGTGGAACCTTTGACCCCACGGAAAAAATCGCGTCTGGAGTGAGTGTCGTCGCCGGGAACAATACGCTGTTGGTCGACATTCCCACGGGACTGACGTCGGGGATCACGTATGCCCGTTTCCGCATCAGCACGGCTGGTTCGACGTTGCCCACGGGGCTCGCCAACGACGGCGAAGTGGAAGATTATCAGCTGACGATTCAAGCGCTCGGCGGCGGATCGGCTCAGCTGATGGACGATCCCGATAACCCGGGACCGAGCAACCCCGATGTGCTGGTGATCAACGGCAAGGACAACGTGAACGACTCGATTTCCGTGAAGAGCACCGCGCCTGGCGTGGTAACTGTCTACACGGCTTTGGGCGTTTCGGCGGGCTCGTTTCCGCTGGCGTCCTTCAGCAAGATTCTGATCTACGGCGGTTCCGGCAACGATTCGATCGTCATCGACGCGGCCATCACCAAGCCCAGCACGATCTATGGTGACGCTGGCAACGACACGATCTCGGGTGGCAGCGGCAACGACTGGATCGATGGCGGTTCTGGCGCTGACGTGCTGACAGGCAACTCTGGTGACGACATCTTGATCGGCGGCGCAGGGAACGACACCCTCAACGGCGGCGCGGGCTTCGACAGGGTCATCGAACTCCCCGGTGCGGCCAACATCACTGGCAGTGTGATTAAGGTTGGTTCCTCGAGCGACACCTTGAGCAAGGTGGAGCAGATTGAAATTACCGGCACGACCGGCGTCGACAATTTCGTCTTCAACAATCTGACGACCAATGTGCTGATTGATGGCAAAGGTGGCGCCGACACGGTCACCTATACCGGCGACGGCAACTTCCTGCTCACCGATTCACTCCTCACGCGCACCTCCGGCACACTGGCGGCGACGGTGAGCATGACCGGCATCACGAGTGCGACGCTGATTGGCGGTAAACAGAGCAACAAGTTTACGGTCAGCGATTGGACTCGGACACTGACGATCAAAGGTGGCGATGGCACCGATACGATTGAGGATGTGGGCAGCAACAACTACGTGCTGAACGCGACGCAACTGCAACGGACCGGCAAACCGACAATCACGCTCAATTCCATCGAAAATGCGGTTCTCACGTCGGCTGTCGGTATGGTCGACAGCAAGTTTACGATCGACAATTGGGTCGGCACGGCTACGCTGACCGGTGGCGCGGGCGTCGACACGTTGGCCGTTACCGACAATGCAAGTTGGATGACGCTCAACGACACGACCCTGTCGCGTGCCTCGCGTGGCGCGATCAAATTCACCGGCGTGGAAGCCGCGGAACTAACGGGCGGCTCCGGCGCTAATACGATCAACGCCTCGGCGTACAGCGGCAAGTTGCAGATTGATGGCAAGGGAGGCAACGACACGCTAACCTCAGGCTCGGGTACGGCGATCGTATTCGGCGGCGATGGCAATGACACACTCACAGCAGGGAGCGGGCCTGCGGTGCTGGTGGGCGGCAATGGCAGCGACACGCTCAAGGTATCTGGAACACCCGTTGGAGGTGCGAACGCCGGGCATGCAATCCTGATTGGCGGCGCTGGCGCGGATAAGTTGACGGGCGGCACGGGTCAGGATCTGTTGATCGACAGTTCCACCGACTTCGACCTGCTGGCCGCTGACCTGGCCAATTTGCTGCTGCACTGGACCGGCGCGGGGACTTACGCTGCAAGGGCCGCCCTGGTGGCGACGGATCTGGCCGGCGCGCTGAACCCCGACGGTGTTGCAGACACGCTTTCCGGCGGCACGGCGGCGCTCGACCTGTTCTTTGCCAACCTCACTGGTTCAGCTGCAGCCAAGGACAAGCTGCTCGACCTCAACCAGCCGGCGGGTGAAACTGCCACGAACAACAACTAGTTTTGTGGCAGCGACGCGAGCAGGGCTTTCGCTTCGGCGCCGGCTTCCGTCTCGGCAAATTTTTCGGCGAACTCTTTGAGCTTCGCCACCAGCCCGCGTTGGGCAGTCGGCGAGGCAGTTCGCGCCCGCTTCTTTAGCGAGTCGAGTTCGCGCTGCGCGTTCAGCTGATTGCGCACCGCTTCGTCGGCAGCGAGCGCCGTCTTGGCTTTGTTCACGGAATCGGGCAAATCGAGCCCGGCATATTGAACCGCCAGGGCGTTGAGCATCTTGAACGACTTCCATTTTTCGCCGGCAGCGTAGGCTGCTTTCGCGGCGTCCACGTCCGCAGTGATCTTGGCTTGCACCAAACCATTCAGATGTTCGGCGCTGGCTTTCACTGCCGCGTCCTTGGAAGTGAGTCCCGCTTTGAGCGGCCCCGGCACCGCGCTCATGATGTTGAATTCCAAGCCCCGATGCACGTACTGCAATTGCGGGGGAATGCCCGCCGGATCGATTTTCCACTTCGCGCCAATCAATGCCTTTTCGGCCGAAGCGGCGATGTCTTGCCAATCGCCGGGCCGCATCCTGCCGTCGGCGGTCACTAAGCGAACCTGGAAGATATTCTGCAAGCTGATTTCGTTGCTCAGCCCCGATGCCTTTTCGAACTGTCGCGACGAATCGACGATGATGGGCCAATTCAGTTTGACTTCTCTGGCATAGGCCGCGACGTCATCGCGACCGTTGCCCGAGTTCACTGCGATGAACACAATCGGTTTATCCTCGAACTGCTTGGCTGTTTCGAGCAAGCTGGGCCACCGCGCTCGGCACTTGGGACAAGTTTCTTCAAAGTAGTAGAGCAAAGCAGCTTTGCCCTGCAACATCTCGGCAGTGATCGGACAACTATTGAGCCAGGCGCCCGGATCCGCCGGCAGATTCAGCCCCGCGCCAGTTTCCTGGGCGATTGATAAACCGCCGCACGCCGACACAAGGAACATCATCAAAGCAATCCGCAAACTTCGAGCAGCCATGCGCTCACCGATCAAAAGGTTGAATGAGAAAGACGCAAGGCTATCGTACACTACTAGCTCGCGAGCCGCCAAGAAATCCCTACTACTTTAGGATGGCAAGATCGATCCATGAAAGCGGAATTGCTGCCTAAACCTGGCGATAATTCAAGCGAGCACGCGTAGTGCGGCAAGCAATTCCGCTGGCGAATGACAGACTCCAGCTAGCGAAGCTTTTTGAGCCCCGCGTAGAATGATGGCATGCGTTTCAGCCTGCGAACACTGCTCATCCTGTTAATCCTCGCGCCACCGTTGGCCGCAGCGATTTGGCGAGAAATCGACAAGCGGCGAATTGTCACCACGATCGAGGAAGATTCGTGGATGGATGTGGGCGGTCCGGAATTTATCAACGGGTTTTCTACGAATTGCGGACTCGGCGATGATCCCGCCGAAGAAATCGCAGAGACAACGGCGCCTCCCGCGTTCTTGGAAACAGTCGATCACACGGAAGCACCATGACCGCGACGCTCACAACTACCTTTAGCGTTCAACAACTGGCCGCCTATCAGCAGGACGGCTTCTATATCGCCCGCGGTTTGTTCGACGATGTCGAAATCAACAAGTTGCTGCAATTCGCCCAAGCCGATCCCAACTTTGCCTCGAGCCTGTACGGCCGTAAGGATTCGACAGGCAAAGAAACGAAGCTCGCGCTTTGGAATCAGGCCGGCGATGATCTCTACAGCATGTATGCCCGCTCGCCGCAAATCGCCGATCGGATGGAGCAATGCCTCGGCGGCGAAGTTTATCTCTATCACATGAAGATGATGCTCAAGGAACCGCACGTCGGCGGCGCTTGGGAATGGCATCAAGATTACGGCTATTGGTACAACAACGGTTGTTTGTTTCCGCTCCTCGCCAGCTGCCTGATCGCCGTGAACCAAGCCAACAAGGCCAACGGTTGCCTGCAAGTTCTGCGCGGTTCGCACCACCTCGGCAGGATCGATCACGGCAAGACCGGCGATCAAACGGGCGCCGATCTGGAGCGAGTTAATGCTGCACTGGAGCAGATGGAACTCGTCTACTGCGAGTGCGCTCCCGGCGATGCGATCTTCTTCGACAGCAACTTGCTCCACCGCAGCGACGCCAACAACAGCGACGATCCTCGCTGGTCACTCATCTGCTGCTACAACGCAGCGCGGAACAATCCGTACAAGGAATCAAAGCACCCTCGCTACACGCCGCTAGATAAAGTGGCCGTGAGTGCGATTCGAGAATGGCAAGCAAGT is drawn from Anatilimnocola floriformis and contains these coding sequences:
- a CDS encoding beta strand repeat-containing protein, encoding MHQSVQRWLQSVKETLLGKSLKRSNRASRCTTKSKLAVESLEGRSMMAITAVITGNVIDLDTDANDDLQVTASGGNVTFSSLTGLVNGNAAVGGISSETFSLGDFDTIQINGSSPQTIFSAVEIQGSADFASESMSVTGDTVDITTGPLSVNGLTIHTQTISSPLTINQEIDSTGDVTLETLAADISVNAPINASGQVVVLNAATYGGQNRSISQSATGVITADSVEAQANLGIDLSTADNAVSTIAGASLVSGDFKFRSTQDLTIGTVATASGISTAAGDVSLAVGTGQVLTFNQAVTAGGAGKTLTLSADAFDLDPTMGLTADNVVLQTVGNSANLTFGGAGLTNSELDAVNATNLTVRAGGTLTVSGAIALGDNVAQLITVQAAGVNIANSLSANSSTGTLRFETDSLALNGAISQSVSAQAVEIVTNSDIVFSSNFSFGGMDFTSTELAAFDETTVTALRFITTDSITFADVATDFGNGSILQAGAAVALQAGTTVSQFNNGSVAAENLAIVAESVALAANSNSVQVLAGSASTGDFEFLNSGALTINTVDVGGRGVGAAGINVVTATKAIEVTTSGTLTINRAVRAPGNVTLTTTGATSDLIAQHNVSGGIASFTGTTTLDSGRHINLGTVTGYGDVQGQGLVLNAAGNLVINAATYAQSNGAAGLTVTVGGDVQILQSFGSGSILNSNGGAAAVSITTGVGGAFLLDQGSTGGVASNGGSITINADVTTLTSGAVSTTGTVTIKPVTASRTITLGTEVAGSTSLTDAELDLVSAGTLVIGSATAGTITATADITRATSTTVQLVSSGDIVQNSAGGSISTGGGTLLLTPGSTAKVQPNRITNDVTASSASFANGSDLAIAIDGTTVDTQYTQLTVAGTVDLTGVDLVLSGSYTPLFGNVFTIVSATSRTGTFNGLANNSEITFNGEKLRLNYSATEVTLTALGKAPTVDTVGPFSIIERSANGTTVGTVTATDPDANPTFAWSITAGNTGGAFAIANTGVITVADSSAIVYTTTPTFTLTVQVSDGIYSDTETITINLTNVAEYDFGDAPLTYGIAQHFEGSASGPLLGTRDFESASQPNVTATGDDLAGSDDDDGVTFSSTTLKRRTTTIVTMNATAPGIVDAWIDFDRSGTFDPTEKIASGVSVVAGNNTLLVDIPTGLTSGITYARFRISTAGSTLPTGLANDGEVEDYQLTIQALGGGSAQLMDDPDNPGPSNPDVLVINGKDNVNDSISVKSTAPGVVTVYTALGVSAGSFPLASFSKILIYGGSGNDSIVIDAAITKPSTIYGDAGNDTISGGSGNDWIDGGSGADVLTGNSGDDILIGGAGNDTLNGGAGFDRVIELPGAANITGSVIKVGSSSDTLSKVEQIEITGTTGVDNFVFNNLTTNVLIDGKGGADTVTYTGDGNFLLTDSLLTRTSGTLAATVSMTGITSATLIGGKQSNKFTVSDWTRTLTIKGGDGTDTIEDVGSNNYVLNATQLQRTGKPTITLNSIENAVLTSAVGMVDSKFTIDNWVGTATLTGGAGVDTLAVTDNASWMTLNDTTLSRASRGAIKFTGVEAAELTGGSGANTINASAYSGKLQIDGKGGNDTLTSGSGTAIVFGGDGNDTLTAGSGPAVLVGGNGSDTLKVSGTPVGGANAGHAILIGGAGADKLTGGTGQDLLIDSSTDFDLLAADLANLLLHWTGAGTYAARAALVATDLAGALNPDGVADTLSGGTAALDLFFANLTGSAAAKDKLLDLNQPAGETATNNN
- a CDS encoding TlpA family protein disulfide reductase; translated protein: MAARSLRIALMMFLVSACGGLSIAQETGAGLNLPADPGAWLNSCPITAEMLQGKAALLYYFEETCPKCRARWPSLLETAKQFEDKPIVFIAVNSGNGRDDVAAYAREVKLNWPIIVDSSRQFEKASGLSNEISLQNIFQVRLVTADGRMRPGDWQDIAASAEKALIGAKWKIDPAGIPPQLQYVHRGLEFNIMSAVPGPLKAGLTSKDAAVKASAEHLNGLVQAKITADVDAAKAAYAAGEKWKSFKMLNALAVQYAGLDLPDSVNKAKTALAADEAVRNQLNAQRELDSLKKRARTASPTAQRGLVAKLKEFAEKFAETEAGAEAKALLASLPQN
- a CDS encoding phytanoyl-CoA dioxygenase family protein, whose translation is MTATLTTTFSVQQLAAYQQDGFYIARGLFDDVEINKLLQFAQADPNFASSLYGRKDSTGKETKLALWNQAGDDLYSMYARSPQIADRMEQCLGGEVYLYHMKMMLKEPHVGGAWEWHQDYGYWYNNGCLFPLLASCLIAVNQANKANGCLQVLRGSHHLGRIDHGKTGDQTGADLERVNAALEQMELVYCECAPGDAIFFDSNLLHRSDANNSDDPRWSLICCYNAARNNPYKESKHPRYTPLDKVAVSAIREWQASS